GGGCCAAGCCGCCTGCCGAAGGGGCGGGCGTTTCCGGCGTGCCGCTGCGCACCGCGGTGCTGATCGGGCTGGTGCAGTGCCTTGCGATGATCCCCGGCGTCAGCCGATCGGGCGCGACGATCCTCGGCGCGATGGCCTTCGGGGTCGACCGCAAGACAGCGGCGGAATTCAGCTTCTTCCTCGCCGTGCCGACCCTGAGCGGCGCGACGGTTTACCAGTTGGCGAAATATGGATCGGACCTCACCTCCCGCGATATCGAGCTGATCGGGATCGGCTCGCTCGCGGGTTTTCTGGTCGCGCTGGTGGTGGTGAAACTGTTCGTCGCGGTGGTGACGAAAATCGGTTTCGGCCCCTTTGCATGGTACCGGATCGTGATTGGTCTGGCCGGTCTGGCGTGGCTCTCGCTGCGATAAGTGGAGCTGTGCTGGAACCAGCCGCGCCCCTGCTGGTTTGGGAGTCGGGCGGATAGGCCCGCTGCTTATCGGAGACTACGGACAAAATGGCGTTGCTGGTGCTGATCGTGTTGGGGGCGACTCTGGGCTGGCTGGCCTCGATCCTCGCGCGGACCGAGGCGCCGGGCGACATTCTGCGTCAGGTCATGCTCGGCGTGGCGGTATCGGTGGTCGCGGGCGAAATCGCCAATGACGGCACCATGATCGGCAGCCTGTCCTTCCTCAGCCTCGGCATTGCGCTGGCTGCGACGGCCGTCGCGATGGTGCTGTATCACGCCGTCGTGAGGCGCAGAGTCAAAGCGTAATTTGTTTAGCCCTCACGCGCCGGGCGGCGGACATCCGTCCGCCTTGGCTTTCGCGGCATAAGCCGCGGCGGCCAGTCGGCCTTGCGATGCCTCCGGCATCGATTCCTAAACAGGCACCGCTCCGCTCCCCCGTCCGCCGCGCAGGTGATATTCCTGCGTTCCCCGGTGCAGCACATTGTCGACATCGATCACTGCCGAATTGGCATAGGTGAAGCCGGCCGGCAGGCTGCGGTAGAGCCGATCGAAATCGCGCTCCACCGTCTGACGGTAGAGATCGGCGAAACTCTCGATCACGAAATAGGTCGGCTGCAGATCGCTGATCACGTAATCGGTGCGCATCACGCGGTCGACATTGAGCATGATGCGGTTGGGGCTCTCCGCCTCGACCGCAAAACGCGCCTCGGTCGGGCCTGACAGGATGCCCGCGCCGTAAGCGCGCACCTCGCCCGCTTCCTCGATCAGCCCGAATTCGACCGTGTACCAATAGAGCGCACCCAGCGCCTTGAGCCGGTTATACCGCATCGCCTTCCACCCGGCGCGGCCATATTCCTGCATGTAATCGGCATAGGTGGGGTCGGTCAGCATCGGCACGTGGCCGAACACGTCGTGGAAGACGTCCGGCTCCTCGATGTAGTCGAAGGTCTCGCGCGTGCGGATGAAATTGCCCGCAGGGAAGCGGCGGTTGGCGAGGTGCCAGAAGAATACGTGATCGGGGATCAGCATCGGCACCGGCACGACGCTCCATCCGGTGAGCGCGCCCAGTTCCTCGGAAAGCGTGCCGAATTCCGGAATGCCGCCGCGTGACAGGTCGAGCTTGTCCAGACCGTGCAGGAATGCCGAGCACGCCCGGCCCGGCAGGACCTCCATCTGGCGGGCGAACAGATCGTCCCACACGCCGTGATCTTCCGCCGTGTAATCGGTCTGCTTCGGCTCCAGCCAGTCCGCGCCGACATGCGCAGGCCGGGCGAGCGGCGCGGTAAAGACATCGGCTGCCATGTCTGGCAGGGTGGCGAAATCGGGCGGAGAATCTGCAAGCGTGGCCATATCGTTGCAGATGATACTACCTTCGTGGCGCGAGGACAAACGCAGGAGAGCGGCATGGGCATGAAGCGCAAGGAATATGATGAGGCGCTCGCGCCGCTGACGCTCGAACTGGTCAGCATGGCGCGCTGGGTCAAGGCGAGCGGTGCGCGGATCGTGGTGCTGTTTGAAGGGCGCGACACCGCGGGGAAGGGCGGCGCGATCGGCGCGGTGCGCGAGGCGCTCAACCCGCGCCAGTGCCGCACCGTGGCGCTGTCGAAGCCGACCGAGGCCGAGATGGGTCAGTGGTATTTCCAGCGCTATGTCCCCCACCTGCCCACCGCGGGCGAGATCGTGCTGTTCGACCGGTCATGGTACAACCGCGCGGGCGTCGAGAAGGTGATGGGCTACGCTTCCGAGGCCCAGGTCGCGGCGTTTCTGGAAACGGCCCCCGCTTTCGAAAAGCTGCTGACCGACGACGGCATCCTATTGTTCAAATACTGGCTCGCCGCCGATCAGTCCGAGCAGGAGGGGCGGCTGCGCGAACGGCTGGAAGACCCGCTGAAACGCTGGAAGCTCTCGCCCATCGATCTCGCCGCGCGGGAGAAATACGACGACTACACCAAGGCGCGCGAGACGATGCTGGAGGCAACCCACACAAACCACGCGCCTTGGACCATCGTCGATTTCAATGATCAAAGGCGCGGGCGGCTGACGCTGGTCCGCGATCTGCTGTCGCGTATTCCCGATACGCATGAGGAGCCGGAAGCGATCACCTTCCCCGATCTCGGGCGGGAGCCGGTGGCGGAGAGCTACGGCGTGCTGAAGCCGATTGCGGATTTTCCGATCGGCTAGACCGCTGCGCTCGCCGCCGTCACCTGTCGGCCATCATCGGCAAAGGCCGCCAGCTCGTACCCGCCCTCGCTCTTGCGCATCACCAGATGCAGCGGCTCGCCCGCGATGGCGGGAGAGAGCCCACGAAACTGGAATGACCGCAGCCGGTTCTCGCCAAGCTCAGTGGCGGCCAGTTGCAGCAGCAGGCTCGCGGTCAGCGGGCCGTGCACCACCAGTCCGCGATAGCGCTCGACCTCGCTGGCATAGGGCGTGTCATAGTGGATGCGGTGAGTGTTGAAGGTCAGCGCCGAGTAACGGAACAGCAGCCGCGCGTCGGGGGTGAGGGCGCGGTGGGCGTCCCAGCCGGCGGGGTCGAAGCGGCCCTCGGCCAAGGGCGGCGGAGACAGCGGCGCATCGGCGCTTGCGGCGTCGCGATAGACCAGTGTCTGGCTCTCGATCACCGCCAGCGTGCCGTTGGCCTTCGTCACATGCTCGATATCGACGAAGGCGAGGCGGCCCGAGCCGCCCGCCTTCTCGCTCACCGAGGCAACCTTGCTGACCCGCTCGATCACCGCGCCGATGGCGATGGGGGCGTGAAAGGCGATCTTGCTGGAGGCCCACATCCGGCGCGGCATGGGGAAGGGCGGGAGGAAGCTGTCCGGGCTGTCGTCGCGCGCCGGGTGACCATCCTCGCCCAGCTTCGCGGTGGGCGCCTCGGGCGCGCACAGCGCGAAGTGGATCCCCTGCGGCATGATCGCCGGGTGTGGGCGGGCGAGATCGAAGGTGGCGAGCCAGCGGTCGGCCAGCCCTTCATCGAGCCGGTCCTTCGCCCGCGTCTCGCGCCCGATCCACGCCTCGAAATTCATACCGCGCGCTCGAACACGGCTGCAATGCCCTGACCGCCGCCGATGCACATGGTCTCAAGCCCGTAGCGCGCCCCGCGCCGGTGCATTTCATGCGCCATGTCGGCCAGAATACGCCCGCCGGTGGCGCCGATGGGATGGCCGAGGCTGATGCCCGATCCATTGACGTTGAGGATATCGCGGCGGCTGTCATCGTCGCTCCATCCCCAGCCCTTGAGCACGGCGAGCACCTGCGGCGCGAAAGCCTCGTTGAGCTCGACAAGGCCGATATCGTCCCAGCTATACCCGCGCCGCTCGAACAGCCGCTCCACGGCGGGCACCGGGCCGATGCCCATCCGCGAAGGATCGCAGCCCGCCGCCGCCCAGCCGCCGAACCACAGCATCGGGGTAAGGCCGAGTTCCTCGAGCTTGTCCTCAGCCACCACCAGGCAGGCGGCGGCCGCGTCGTTCTGCTGGCTGGCATTACCTGCGGTGACGATGGCTTGCGGGTCACGCTTCCCGTCGATGGGGGCAAGCTTGCCGAGCGTCTCCATCGAAGCGTCCGTGCGGTAGCCCTCGTCATGGTCGAAGATCACCGGGTCGCCCTTCCGCTGCGGAATCGCGACGGGGACGAGCTGCTCGGCGAACTTGCCCTCCGCCCATGCCCGCGCCGCATTCTGGTGCGAGCGGACGGCGAAAGCATCGGCTTCCTCGCGAGAAATGCCGTAATCCTTGGCGAGGTTCTCGGCGGTCTCGATCATGCCGGTGATGACGCCGAAGCGCTCGACCGGCTGGCTCATCACGCGGCCGCGGCTGAGGCGATCGTGCAGCACCATGTCGCCCATTCGCACACCCCCGCGTGCAGCGAGGGTGTAGTGCTCGACATTCGACATCGATTCCACCCCGCCCGCCACGACCACATCGGCCATCCCGGTTTCGACCATCATCGCCGCCGTCGCCACCGCCTGCGCGCCCGATCCGCAGCGCCGGTCGAGCTGGAAGCCGGGCACCTCGATGGGCAGGCCCGCCGCAAGCCACGCCCAGTGACCGATCGCGGGTGCCTCGCCATTGCCGTAGCCTTGGGAGAACACCACGTCGTCCACGCGCGCGGGATCAATGCCGGAGCGCTCCATCAGGGCTTTGAGGATCACCGCGCCCAACTGGCCCGCGTTCATGCTCGAAAGCCCGCCGAGGAACTTGCCCACCGGAGTGCGCAGGGGCGTGCAGATGGCGGCGCGTCTGGTCATATTCTGTCCTTGTCTGAAAGCGCCACCGTCCCCGCATCGACCAGCTTGCCGATCGCACCGGAGGTGAGGCCGAGCTTATCGGCAAGCACCTCCTCGGAATGTTGCCCGAGGTAGGGTGCTGGCG
This DNA window, taken from Porphyrobacter sp. ULC335, encodes the following:
- a CDS encoding undecaprenyl-diphosphate phosphatase; translated protein: MTDTLAAILLGILEGLTEFLPVSSTGHLILATELLGFDQREWEVFNIAIQPAAILAIVVLYWRTFWDVAKGLFGLEKGALNFVRNLLVAFFPAVILGLAFGDVIETMLGNAVLVCWTLIIGGVAILAIERWAKPPAEGAGVSGVPLRTAVLIGLVQCLAMIPGVSRSGATILGAMAFGVDRKTAAEFSFFLAVPTLSGATVYQLAKYGSDLTSRDIELIGIGSLAGFLVALVVVKLFVAVVTKIGFGPFAWYRIVIGLAGLAWLSLR
- a CDS encoding GlsB/YeaQ/YmgE family stress response membrane protein — encoded protein: MALLVLIVLGATLGWLASILARTEAPGDILRQVMLGVAVSVVAGEIANDGTMIGSLSFLSLGIALAATAVAMVLYHAVVRRRVKA
- the phhA gene encoding phenylalanine 4-monooxygenase produces the protein MATLADSPPDFATLPDMAADVFTAPLARPAHVGADWLEPKQTDYTAEDHGVWDDLFARQMEVLPGRACSAFLHGLDKLDLSRGGIPEFGTLSEELGALTGWSVVPVPMLIPDHVFFWHLANRRFPAGNFIRTRETFDYIEEPDVFHDVFGHVPMLTDPTYADYMQEYGRAGWKAMRYNRLKALGALYWYTVEFGLIEEAGEVRAYGAGILSGPTEARFAVEAESPNRIMLNVDRVMRTDYVISDLQPTYFVIESFADLYRQTVERDFDRLYRSLPAGFTYANSAVIDVDNVLHRGTQEYHLRGGRGSGAVPV
- the ppk2 gene encoding polyphosphate kinase 2; the encoded protein is MGMKRKEYDEALAPLTLELVSMARWVKASGARIVVLFEGRDTAGKGGAIGAVREALNPRQCRTVALSKPTEAEMGQWYFQRYVPHLPTAGEIVLFDRSWYNRAGVEKVMGYASEAQVAAFLETAPAFEKLLTDDGILLFKYWLAADQSEQEGRLRERLEDPLKRWKLSPIDLAAREKYDDYTKARETMLEATHTNHAPWTIVDFNDQRRGRLTLVRDLLSRIPDTHEEPEAITFPDLGREPVAESYGVLKPIADFPIG
- a CDS encoding MaoC family dehydratase N-terminal domain-containing protein, translating into MNFEAWIGRETRAKDRLDEGLADRWLATFDLARPHPAIMPQGIHFALCAPEAPTAKLGEDGHPARDDSPDSFLPPFPMPRRMWASSKIAFHAPIAIGAVIERVSKVASVSEKAGGSGRLAFVDIEHVTKANGTLAVIESQTLVYRDAASADAPLSPPPLAEGRFDPAGWDAHRALTPDARLLFRYSALTFNTHRIHYDTPYASEVERYRGLVVHGPLTASLLLQLAATELGENRLRSFQFRGLSPAIAGEPLHLVMRKSEGGYELAAFADDGRQVTAASAAV
- a CDS encoding acetyl-CoA C-acetyltransferase; this encodes MTRRAAICTPLRTPVGKFLGGLSSMNAGQLGAVILKALMERSGIDPARVDDVVFSQGYGNGEAPAIGHWAWLAAGLPIEVPGFQLDRRCGSGAQAVATAAMMVETGMADVVVAGGVESMSNVEHYTLAARGGVRMGDMVLHDRLSRGRVMSQPVERFGVITGMIETAENLAKDYGISREEADAFAVRSHQNAARAWAEGKFAEQLVPVAIPQRKGDPVIFDHDEGYRTDASMETLGKLAPIDGKRDPQAIVTAGNASQQNDAAAACLVVAEDKLEELGLTPMLWFGGWAAAGCDPSRMGIGPVPAVERLFERRGYSWDDIGLVELNEAFAPQVLAVLKGWGWSDDDSRRDILNVNGSGISLGHPIGATGGRILADMAHEMHRRGARYGLETMCIGGGQGIAAVFERAV